A genome region from Nitrosopumilus oxyclinae includes the following:
- the thiL gene encoding thiamine-phosphate kinase, with protein MKKLDETSIIEIFQKGLGKKKFESEDVEVFNLGKNKIVAKTDTLVQSTDIPSKMKLSDAARKSIVACVSDFASKGVKPSYGMISINLPNTISRSKINEIVSGFRKASKEFNISILGGDTNGGKEIVFNVCLFGIVDKIVSRRNSKKKDLIFVTGPFGYTAAGLNMILGKKRGKPDFVKKSINSVIKPKPRLNFGIKNKKYFSSSMDSSDGLSTTLNEMAKQSKNKFIITKIPASKDLENFVKAHKLNLNNFVFNGGEEYEFVFTASQNHKKTIVKNAKLLKIPIIEIGFVTSGKGVYLKNDNNLVQLQDKGWKHFK; from the coding sequence ATGAAAAAATTAGATGAAACATCAATAATTGAAATTTTTCAGAAGGGATTAGGTAAAAAAAAATTCGAATCAGAAGATGTAGAAGTTTTTAATTTAGGTAAAAATAAAATTGTGGCAAAAACTGACACGCTAGTACAAAGTACAGATATTCCATCTAAAATGAAATTATCTGACGCTGCAAGGAAAAGTATAGTGGCATGTGTAAGTGATTTTGCCTCAAAGGGGGTCAAACCATCATATGGAATGATTTCAATAAATCTTCCAAATACTATTTCACGCTCAAAAATTAACGAAATTGTTTCTGGTTTTAGAAAAGCATCAAAAGAATTCAATATTTCAATTTTAGGAGGGGATACAAACGGAGGCAAGGAAATTGTATTCAACGTATGTCTTTTTGGAATTGTAGACAAAATAGTTTCAAGAAGGAATTCAAAGAAAAAAGATCTGATATTTGTTACTGGTCCATTCGGATATACAGCAGCTGGATTGAATATGATTCTAGGTAAAAAAAGAGGAAAGCCAGATTTTGTGAAAAAATCAATTAATTCAGTAATTAAACCAAAACCTAGACTCAATTTTGGAATAAAAAACAAGAAATATTTTTCATCATCAATGGATTCCAGTGATGGTTTATCTACTACATTAAATGAAATGGCAAAACAAAGCAAAAATAAATTCATCATAACTAAAATTCCAGCATCAAAAGATTTGGAGAATTTTGTAAAAGCTCATAAATTGAATTTGAATAATTTTGTATTCAATGGTGGAGAAGAATATGAATTTGTTTTCACCGCATCTCAAAACCATAAAAAAACTATTGTAAAGAATGCAAAATTATTGAAAATACCAATTATAGAGATAGGTTTTGTCACTTCAGGAAAAGGTGTGTATCTTAAAAATGATAATAATTTAGTTCAATTACAAGATAAAGGTTGGAAGCATTTCAAATAA
- a CDS encoding RtcB family protein, which translates to MSSSTPRKIGENQYQIDADSNLGMKVPVRIYADEPLMQKMLSDRTIMQAKNVACIPGIVSHSTVLPDGHEGYGFPVGGVAAMDAEEGMISPGGVGYDINCGVRLLRSNLSEDLVRSKLKELVTDLFSSIPSGVGSKGAVKLTPSELDEVLVRGVDWAIDHGYGSSDDSDVCEENGKIQNADPDKVSDKARKRGAPQLGSLGSGNHFLEVQKVAEIHDEEAAKRMGIEEGTITVLIHCGSRGFGHQVCSDYLRVAEQAMEKYNINLPDRELACVPNSSEEGESYRKAMFSALNFAWSNRQMLTHWTRNSFQRVFNQSESDLDMKLVYDVAHNIAKVEKHKVDGAERNLVVHRKGATRAFPANRNEIPLKYRDLGQPVLVPGSMGTSSWILLGKPNSMNLSFGSTAHGAGRTMSRSKARRNFTEDDVKKSLNDKGIFIKALTRDGVVEETPQAYKDVDSVVNVSHNLGIATKVAKLVPIGVIKG; encoded by the coding sequence ATGTCTTCTAGTACACCAAGAAAAATTGGAGAGAACCAATACCAAATTGATGCTGATTCAAATCTTGGCATGAAAGTTCCTGTGAGAATCTATGCTGATGAGCCATTAATGCAAAAAATGCTCTCTGATAGGACAATAATGCAGGCAAAAAATGTAGCCTGTATTCCTGGTATAGTTAGTCATAGTACAGTTTTACCTGACGGGCATGAAGGCTATGGTTTTCCAGTAGGTGGGGTCGCAGCTATGGATGCAGAAGAAGGAATGATTAGTCCTGGAGGTGTTGGTTATGATATTAATTGTGGAGTACGTTTACTTCGTTCTAATTTATCTGAAGATTTAGTTCGTTCAAAACTAAAAGAATTGGTAACAGATCTTTTTAGCTCTATACCATCTGGTGTAGGATCTAAAGGTGCAGTAAAACTAACTCCTTCGGAACTTGATGAAGTTTTGGTAAGAGGAGTGGACTGGGCAATTGATCATGGTTATGGCTCATCTGATGATTCAGATGTTTGTGAAGAGAATGGAAAAATTCAAAATGCTGATCCAGACAAAGTTTCTGATAAAGCAAGAAAAAGAGGTGCACCTCAACTTGGAAGTTTAGGTTCTGGAAATCATTTTTTAGAAGTACAAAAAGTTGCAGAAATTCATGATGAAGAAGCAGCAAAGAGAATGGGAATAGAAGAAGGAACAATTACAGTTTTAATTCATTGTGGCTCTAGAGGATTTGGTCATCAGGTGTGTAGTGATTATCTCCGAGTGGCAGAGCAAGCTATGGAAAAATATAATATCAATTTACCTGATAGAGAACTTGCATGTGTCCCAAATAGTTCTGAAGAAGGTGAATCTTATAGAAAAGCAATGTTTTCTGCATTAAATTTTGCTTGGAGTAATAGACAAATGCTAACTCATTGGACGAGAAATTCTTTTCAACGTGTATTTAATCAATCAGAGTCTGATCTTGATATGAAACTAGTTTATGATGTTGCTCATAATATTGCTAAAGTTGAAAAACACAAAGTTGATGGAGCAGAACGTAATTTGGTAGTTCATAGAAAAGGTGCAACAAGAGCGTTTCCTGCAAATCGAAATGAAATTCCGTTAAAATACCGTGATTTAGGACAACCTGTTTTAGTTCCAGGCTCTATGGGTACTTCTAGCTGGATTTTACTTGGGAAACCAAATTCAATGAATTTGAGTTTTGGATCTACTGCTCATGGTGCAGGAAGAACAATGTCTCGTTCAAAGGCTAGAAGAAATTTTACTGAGGATGATGTTAAAAAATCACTAAATGACAAAGGCATATTCATCAAAGCCTTAACTAGAGATGGAGTTGTTGAAGAAACCCCTCAAGCCTACAAAGATGTTGATTCTGTAGTTAATGTCTCTCATAATTTGGGAATTGCCACAAAAGTTGCAAAATTAGTGCCTATTGGTGTGATTAAAGGTTGA
- the purB gene encoding adenylosuccinate lyase yields MAILPIDNGRYGTKEMMDIFSEQKKVDYQLEIEGAAAISQSEIGMISKSIGKEIHRAAMSGKITAKRIKQLEAKSDHDTAALVESLSEKCSKNARPWIHYGLTSNDLVDTSNSMQMRDALQIIEPKVAKMASILAKKAVKHGKIPAVGRTHGQHASIISFGLKFANWAAEMAKHVERIEEIKKRILICKTLGVVGTGSLMGAKSLEVQKRAAKRLKLFPAEVTTQVVPRERYAEYVFELALIGATLEKIAIEIRNLQRTEIGEVAEQFKKGQMGSSAVPVKRNPIKSERVSSLSKLVRSQVAVAFENIPLWHERDLSNSANERFILPTVSILVDEMLETMTRIISNLMVNEKRIVDNLYITKGQIFAEFVLEALIKKGIPRFEAYRDVQRVAFEANDKGMFYKDAIKNDKAFNSKLTEKEIDSIFSPEKHLGASPAIIKNVERSVQNTVKKFL; encoded by the coding sequence TTGGCAATTTTACCTATTGATAATGGTCGTTATGGTACCAAAGAAATGATGGATATTTTCAGTGAGCAAAAAAAAGTAGACTATCAATTAGAGATCGAGGGGGCTGCTGCCATTTCTCAAAGTGAAATAGGTATGATCTCAAAAAGCATAGGTAAAGAAATTCACAGAGCTGCAATGTCTGGAAAAATTACTGCAAAAAGAATTAAACAATTAGAGGCAAAAAGTGATCACGATACTGCAGCACTAGTAGAATCACTAAGTGAGAAATGTAGTAAAAATGCAAGACCTTGGATACATTATGGATTAACAAGTAATGATTTAGTTGATACAAGTAACTCAATGCAAATGAGGGATGCATTACAAATTATTGAACCTAAAGTCGCAAAGATGGCATCAATTCTTGCAAAAAAAGCTGTAAAACATGGAAAGATTCCAGCAGTCGGTCGAACACATGGTCAGCATGCAAGTATCATTTCATTTGGATTAAAGTTTGCAAATTGGGCTGCAGAGATGGCAAAACATGTAGAACGAATTGAAGAAATTAAGAAAAGAATTCTAATTTGCAAGACACTAGGTGTTGTAGGAACTGGTTCTCTCATGGGTGCAAAGTCACTTGAAGTACAAAAAAGAGCTGCTAAACGATTAAAATTATTCCCAGCAGAAGTTACAACACAAGTTGTCCCTAGAGAAAGATATGCAGAATATGTGTTTGAACTGGCATTAATTGGGGCCACTTTGGAAAAAATTGCAATAGAGATTAGAAATTTACAAAGAACTGAGATTGGAGAAGTTGCAGAACAATTCAAGAAAGGACAGATGGGCAGTAGTGCAGTTCCAGTTAAAAGAAATCCAATTAAAAGTGAACGAGTGTCATCATTATCAAAACTAGTAAGGAGTCAAGTTGCAGTTGCATTTGAAAATATTCCACTATGGCATGAGCGAGATCTTTCAAATTCAGCAAATGAGAGATTTATTCTTCCAACTGTTTCAATTCTAGTTGATGAAATGCTTGAAACTATGACTAGAATTATTTCAAACTTGATGGTAAATGAGAAAAGAATTGTAGATAACCTATACATCACAAAGGGGCAAATCTTTGCAGAGTTTGTTTTGGAAGCTCTAATCAAAAAAGGAATTCCAAGATTTGAGGCATACAGAGATGTTCAAAGAGTTGCATTTGAGGCAAATGACAAAGGAATGTTCTACAAAGATGCAATAAAAAACGACAAAGCATTCAATTCAAAATTAACTGAAAAAGAAATTGATTCTATCTTCTCACCGGAGAAACACCTTGGTGCATCTCCTGCAATCATAAAAAATGTAGAAAGATCAGTACAAAATACAGTTAAGAAATTTCTTTAA
- a CDS encoding 6-pyruvoyl trahydropterin synthase family protein yields the protein MASSPTILDSDFRYIDKKGNLLKTRTELTVAQMLTFLEQDYEYNHKITLKNGTDVVIDFKTEKGLIEVIDTDEDIEKYKQVKEDFPEDKVMAIGHAKYVAQIKELQDVVFYDKTPQTGSIFLEDASFSFDYAHILPLVEKCSILHGHTSSVMVELVGQMKDNLLLDFGEAKRIIKEVVNVFDHKFFINRKYLKKEDDSHYQIQFEGPKGMFELQVPKNTTYLLEGEATVENLSSEIIKLLVPKMPSNVEAVGVYIYEGYNKGSHIISNIER from the coding sequence ATGGCTTCAAGTCCTACAATATTAGATTCAGATTTTCGATATATCGACAAGAAAGGAAACTTGCTCAAAACTCGAACTGAGTTAACAGTAGCACAGATGCTTACATTTCTTGAACAAGATTATGAATACAATCACAAAATTACACTAAAGAATGGAACAGATGTTGTAATTGATTTCAAAACTGAAAAGGGATTGATAGAAGTAATTGATACAGATGAGGATATTGAAAAATACAAACAAGTCAAAGAAGATTTTCCTGAAGATAAAGTAATGGCAATAGGACATGCAAAATATGTTGCACAGATTAAAGAATTACAAGATGTTGTATTTTATGATAAGACTCCACAGACAGGTTCCATATTCTTAGAGGATGCATCATTCTCATTTGATTATGCACATATTCTTCCCCTAGTTGAAAAATGCTCCATCCTACATGGACATACATCATCAGTAATGGTTGAACTTGTAGGACAAATGAAAGACAATCTTCTTTTAGATTTTGGCGAAGCTAAAAGAATCATCAAAGAAGTAGTCAATGTATTTGATCATAAATTTTTCATAAACAGAAAATATCTAAAGAAAGAAGATGACTCACATTATCAAATTCAATTTGAAGGACCTAAAGGAATGTTTGAATTACAAGTTCCAAAAAATACAACATATCTGTTAGAAGGTGAGGCCACAGTTGAAAACCTTTCAAGTGAAATTATTAAATTGCTAGTACCAAAAATGCCATCAAATGTAGAGGCAGTAGGTGTTTACATCTATGAAGGTTACAACAAAGGATCTCATATTATTTCAAACATAGAAAGATAA
- a CDS encoding 4a-hydroxytetrahydrobiopterin dehydratase has product MMRLSQLDIEEQLKNLSGWSVVNEKLHKEFQFESFNQAFGFMTRAAMEIEKMNHHPEWFNVYNRITIELTTHDAGGITKNDVNLAKILNSLE; this is encoded by the coding sequence ATGATGCGATTATCACAACTAGACATCGAGGAGCAATTAAAGAATCTCTCCGGCTGGAGTGTTGTAAATGAAAAACTACACAAGGAATTTCAATTTGAGAGCTTCAATCAAGCATTTGGTTTTATGACCAGGGCAGCAATGGAAATTGAAAAAATGAATCATCATCCAGAGTGGTTTAACGTGTATAATAGAATCACCATAGAATTAACAACTCATGATGCAGGAGGCATAACAAAAAACGATGTCAATCTGGCTAAAATTCTAAATTCTTTGGAATAG
- a CDS encoding 30S ribosomal protein S11, with protein MSETEAEIQEAPVEKTEAVVEETEAAEEVKTESAQESKAQPETKKEGPEKWGIAHIYSSYNNTIIHMTDLTGAETVSISSGGIHVTADRYESSPFAAMKAANAVVESARTKGFTGFHIRVRAVGGVGSRVPGPGAQAAIRALARGGFKIGRIDDVTPIPHDTTRKKGGKRGRRV; from the coding sequence TTGTCAGAAACAGAAGCTGAGATTCAAGAAGCACCAGTAGAAAAGACTGAGGCTGTAGTTGAAGAGACTGAAGCTGCAGAAGAAGTAAAAACCGAATCTGCTCAAGAATCAAAAGCTCAACCAGAGACAAAAAAAGAAGGTCCTGAAAAATGGGGAATTGCCCATATTTACAGTAGTTATAATAATACAATTATTCACATGACCGACCTTACAGGTGCAGAAACAGTATCAATTAGTTCTGGTGGAATTCATGTAACTGCAGATAGATACGAATCATCACCATTTGCCGCAATGAAAGCAGCAAATGCAGTTGTAGAATCTGCAAGAACAAAAGGATTTACGGGATTTCATATCAGAGTTCGTGCTGTAGGTGGAGTTGGTTCCAGAGTTCCTGGTCCAGGTGCACAAGCAGCAATTAGAGCATTAGCAAGAGGCGGATTTAAAATTGGAAGAATTGATGATGTAACACCAATTCCTCATGACACCACTAGAAAGAAAGGTGGAAAAAGAGGAAGAAGAGTTTAG
- a CDS encoding CBS domain-containing protein, with protein MADAKTITISDVMTKSVISVDAKLTVNETAKMMEDAKVGAVIVMEDNLPIGIVTDRDFAIKIAAHAYQISTPIKKIMSTPLFSINPDETVRTAADLMHDRGIRKLPVIDDGKVIGIITSTDIVNLLAVCVEEDMRDMYFHSVAKIYTNYSPYN; from the coding sequence ATGGCAGATGCTAAAACAATTACTATCTCAGATGTGATGACCAAATCAGTGATCTCTGTTGATGCAAAATTAACAGTAAATGAAACTGCAAAAATGATGGAAGATGCAAAAGTTGGAGCAGTTATCGTAATGGAAGATAACTTACCAATAGGAATTGTCACAGATAGAGACTTTGCAATTAAAATTGCAGCTCATGCATATCAAATTTCTACTCCAATCAAAAAAATAATGTCAACTCCATTATTTTCAATCAATCCAGATGAAACTGTAAGAACTGCAGCAGATTTAATGCATGACAGAGGAATAAGAAAATTACCAGTCATCGATGACGGTAAAGTGATTGGGATTATCACATCAACTGATATTGTTAATTTGTTAGCTGTTTGCGTGGAAGAAGATATGAGAGATATGTATTTTCATTCAGTAGCAAAAATCTATACCAATTACAGCCCATATAATTAA
- a CDS encoding phosphomannomutase encodes MKKTISGIRGIFGEDLNLKDVLEFCNNFSSLIKSKKCVIGKDTRPSGSMVKNSATAALMKNGIDVFNLGTVPTPVVFREARNYGAGLVISSSHNPLEWNGMKFIIEGRGINEDELPQIIQHQDIVKTKIGIETEITTSYIEDAKKIIGKLENRPKIAVDIGGGAAKDFAPLLLREIGCDVQVINENISGCSRGPDPTSDNLSELITTTNKKDIGFAFDLDGDRLVVVKDGKKQTPDVTLGLGVAKSLELGYKKFVLSIDTSVSVEKFIKEKGGTVQRSKVGEANVIDLMLENNAQAGGEGSSGGFILPEFNYCREGILTSGLIASMLDGSKFNEILNFMESYNQIRDKTDIDSEFHDKVIEEVKSNFSKDYSEIITLDGIKGIIDEDSWVLIRKSNTEDIIRVSAESNNKEKCKEIVKDTIKMVNQSYEKIR; translated from the coding sequence ATGAAAAAAACAATTTCAGGGATTAGAGGAATATTTGGAGAAGATCTTAACCTAAAAGATGTATTAGAATTTTGCAATAATTTTTCATCATTAATAAAATCAAAAAAATGTGTTATTGGAAAAGATACTAGACCTTCAGGTTCAATGGTAAAAAACTCAGCAACTGCAGCATTGATGAAAAATGGGATTGATGTTTTTAATTTAGGAACAGTTCCAACTCCAGTAGTTTTCAGAGAAGCAAGAAATTACGGAGCAGGTTTAGTAATTTCTTCATCTCACAATCCATTAGAATGGAATGGGATGAAATTCATCATTGAGGGCAGAGGGATAAACGAGGATGAACTTCCACAAATCATCCAACATCAGGATATTGTAAAAACAAAAATCGGTATTGAAACTGAAATTACCACATCATACATAGAAGATGCAAAAAAAATCATAGGAAAATTGGAAAACAGGCCAAAAATTGCAGTAGATATTGGAGGAGGAGCTGCTAAAGATTTTGCTCCATTATTACTAAGAGAAATTGGATGTGATGTTCAAGTAATTAATGAAAATATTTCTGGGTGCTCAAGAGGACCTGATCCAACATCAGATAATTTATCAGAATTAATTACTACGACTAATAAAAAAGACATCGGATTTGCATTTGATTTAGACGGAGATCGATTGGTAGTTGTTAAAGACGGAAAAAAACAAACACCAGACGTGACACTGGGTTTAGGCGTAGCAAAATCATTGGAGTTAGGCTACAAAAAATTCGTTCTAAGTATTGATACTAGTGTATCAGTTGAAAAATTCATCAAAGAGAAAGGAGGAACTGTACAAAGATCCAAAGTAGGAGAAGCAAACGTAATAGATCTCATGCTAGAGAATAATGCACAAGCTGGAGGGGAAGGCAGTAGTGGAGGTTTTATTTTACCAGAATTCAATTATTGCAGAGAAGGGATTCTTACAAGCGGTCTAATTGCATCCATGCTAGATGGTTCAAAATTTAACGAGATACTAAATTTTATGGAAAGTTATAATCAGATTAGAGATAAAACTGACATTGATTCAGAATTTCATGACAAAGTTATCGAAGAAGTGAAATCAAATTTTTCAAAAGATTATTCTGAAATAATTACATTAGATGGAATCAAAGGAATTATCGATGAAGATAGTTGGGTGCTAATTAGAAAATCAAATACAGAAGACATCATTAGAGTTTCAGCAGAATCAAATAATAAAGAAAAATGCAAAGAGATAGTCAAGGATACGATAAAAATGGTAAATCAAAGTTATGAAAAAATTAGATGA
- a CDS encoding signal peptidase I yields the protein MTLENRKKRSPLWYELPILFSILGGLISYFAIRKDDPIKAKRCIIVGIVFSLPILFSIGMFLFSLGGAFYVVSSGSMMPELEVYDVVTADKNFPFENLSVGDIIVFDRPSDHNRIILHRIVEVLNDNPLTFKTKGDANPASIPGTDFPITESEYVGKINNIIPDVGGITQILRPPTNLIIYLIEFVVFLIPIILHIKFRRENRVSN from the coding sequence ATGACATTAGAAAATAGAAAAAAACGTAGTCCCTTATGGTATGAATTACCGATATTGTTTTCTATTCTTGGAGGATTGATCTCTTACTTTGCAATTCGAAAAGACGATCCCATCAAGGCTAAACGATGTATAATTGTAGGAATAGTATTTTCACTCCCAATCCTCTTTTCAATTGGTATGTTTTTGTTTAGTTTAGGGGGAGCATTTTATGTTGTTTCAAGTGGTAGTATGATGCCTGAATTAGAAGTTTATGATGTAGTTACTGCTGATAAAAATTTCCCATTTGAAAATTTGTCAGTGGGTGATATCATTGTATTTGATAGACCTTCTGATCATAATAGAATAATTTTACATAGAATTGTGGAGGTACTAAATGATAATCCACTTACCTTCAAAACTAAAGGTGATGCAAATCCTGCATCAATTCCAGGTACTGATTTTCCAATCACTGAATCAGAATATGTAGGAAAAATCAATAATATCATTCCTGATGTTGGAGGGATTACCCAAATTCTTCGCCCTCCTACTAATTTGATAATTTATCTAATTGAATTTGTAGTTTTTTTAATCCCAATAATCCTTCATATTAAATTTAGAAGAGAAAATAGGGTTTCAAACTAA
- a CDS encoding asparagine synthase C-terminal domain-containing protein — protein sequence MDDMNKELLENIKNSISETVQVKKIGIAFSGGVDSTLISKICSDMDFDISLLTIGFSESHDILFAKHVNEFLKYPHHVLEIDPDKFSSISSKINQTIKTDNLSWNENCIAFHYVSKLANSLDLDTVITANGIDELFCGYNAYREAYSGGESQINEVMLAKLDNELKMMKAVNQVASEFGVTILQPLLSEKFIKYAKTVPISEKIHDSEDLYRKHIIRKLASEVNVPELSCTKRKKALQYGTKIHKALLKTR from the coding sequence ATGGATGATATGAACAAAGAGTTACTTGAGAATATTAAGAATTCTATTTCTGAAACTGTCCAAGTAAAGAAAATTGGAATCGCTTTTTCTGGTGGTGTTGATAGTACATTAATATCAAAAATTTGCTCCGATATGGATTTTGATATATCATTACTTACGATTGGATTTTCAGAATCCCATGATATTTTATTTGCAAAACATGTCAATGAATTTCTAAAATATCCTCATCATGTTTTAGAAATTGATCCAGACAAATTTTCATCTATTTCTTCAAAAATTAATCAAACAATAAAAACAGACAATCTATCTTGGAATGAAAATTGTATTGCTTTTCATTATGTTTCAAAACTTGCAAACTCTTTAGATCTTGATACTGTAATTACTGCAAATGGTATAGATGAATTATTTTGCGGCTACAATGCGTATAGAGAAGCATATTCTGGTGGAGAATCGCAAATCAATGAAGTGATGCTGGCTAAATTAGATAATGAACTAAAAATGATGAAGGCTGTAAATCAAGTTGCATCTGAATTTGGAGTGACCATACTCCAGCCATTACTCTCAGAAAAATTCATCAAATATGCAAAAACTGTTCCTATATCTGAAAAAATTCATGACTCTGAAGATCTATATCGTAAACACATTATTCGTAAATTAGCAAGTGAAGTCAACGTTCCAGAACTTTCTTGTACAAAACGAAAAAAGGCATTACAGTATGGTACTAAAATTCACAAAGCTTTGTTAAAAACTCGATAA
- a CDS encoding winged helix-turn-helix domain-containing protein, with translation MQIVADLLDATQQSGQEGIKTTSLLTKANLSHSRLSKFLENLTGAGLINKIEFDGKNTFVITSKGRQYLDSYMNFSSIAGSFGLEL, from the coding sequence ATGCAAATTGTTGCAGATTTACTAGATGCTACTCAGCAGTCTGGCCAAGAAGGCATCAAAACAACATCATTACTTACAAAGGCAAATCTATCACATTCAAGATTATCAAAATTCTTGGAAAATTTGACAGGAGCCGGTCTAATCAACAAGATAGAATTTGATGGTAAGAATACTTTTGTAATTACTTCCAAAGGCAGACAATACTTGGACTCTTACATGAATTTCTCAAGTATTGCAGGTTCATTTGGATTAGAACTTTAA
- a CDS encoding DNA-binding protein → MSEEDSELERLKAKRLAEMQKNISTKQNVEPTPDAEKEKVTENPRDSLIKILGFRGLEVLQNAESQFPNETKMIIEKLSELIKTGEINESIDGGKLLTLFRSVGINVRMATKINVEQDGKFVSLTDKLSNQPSDDGDE, encoded by the coding sequence TTGAGCGAAGAAGATTCTGAACTAGAAAGACTAAAGGCTAAACGACTAGCTGAAATGCAAAAAAATATTTCTACAAAACAAAACGTAGAGCCAACTCCTGATGCTGAAAAAGAAAAAGTTACTGAAAATCCGAGGGATTCTCTTATCAAAATACTTGGATTTAGAGGACTAGAAGTTTTACAAAATGCAGAATCTCAATTCCCCAATGAAACAAAAATGATAATTGAAAAATTATCTGAATTAATTAAAACTGGAGAAATTAATGAGAGTATTGATGGGGGAAAGTTATTGACATTGTTTAGATCAGTTGGTATCAATGTTAGAATGGCTACAAAAATTAATGTAGAACAAGATGGAAAATTTGTTTCTTTAACTGATAAACTTAGTAATCAACCCTCTGATGATGGTGATGAGTAA